A region of Phytohabitans rumicis DNA encodes the following proteins:
- a CDS encoding 3,4-dihydroxyphenylacetate 2,3-dioxygenase: MGEVVGAGLLSHVPTIVLPEAERREINEGKEISLVPGLKRLRAEVFETLDYDTVVVLDSHWATTVEFVVTAQSRRAGLFTSEELPRGMCRMPYDFPGDPELAHAIAAHADKHGTWITPIDDPYLPIFYATTNLWTYLGVPEKRWMSIGVCQTADSEDSLRLGRALADGIAATDRKVLLIASGALSHTFWPLRQIRDHEASDPRHIFTAAAHEADLRRIGWFEQGRHDLVLSTMPEFLKVKPEARFGHYLMMIGALGEQRCTAPGRLYSEYENAVGTGQVHVWFDRPPHGWS, translated from the coding sequence ATGGGTGAGGTCGTCGGTGCGGGCCTGCTCTCGCACGTACCCACGATCGTGCTGCCCGAGGCCGAACGGCGCGAGATCAACGAGGGCAAGGAGATCAGCCTCGTACCGGGCCTGAAGCGGCTGCGCGCCGAGGTGTTCGAGACCCTCGACTACGACACAGTCGTGGTGCTCGACTCGCACTGGGCGACCACGGTCGAGTTCGTGGTGACCGCGCAGAGCCGCCGCGCCGGCCTGTTCACCTCCGAGGAACTGCCGCGCGGCATGTGCCGCATGCCGTACGACTTCCCCGGCGACCCGGAGCTGGCCCACGCGATCGCCGCGCACGCCGACAAGCACGGCACCTGGATCACCCCGATCGACGACCCGTACCTGCCGATCTTCTACGCCACCACGAACCTGTGGACGTACCTGGGCGTACCGGAGAAGCGGTGGATGTCCATCGGCGTCTGCCAGACCGCGGACAGCGAGGACAGCCTTCGCCTGGGCCGCGCCCTCGCGGACGGCATCGCCGCCACCGACCGCAAGGTGCTGCTGATCGCGTCCGGCGCGCTGTCGCACACGTTCTGGCCGCTGCGCCAGATCCGCGACCACGAGGCCAGCGACCCCAGGCACATCTTCACCGCGGCCGCCCACGAGGCCGACCTGCGGCGCATCGGCTGGTTCGAGCAGGGCCGGCACGACCTGGTCCTTTCCACCATGCCGGAGTTTCTGAAGGTCAAGCCGGAGGCCCGGTTCGGCCACTACCTGATGATGATCGGCGCGCTCGGCGAGCAGCGGTGCACGGCGCCCGGCCGCCTCTACAGCGAGTACGAGAACGCGGTCGGCACCGGCCAGGTGCACGTCTGGTTCGACCGCCCCCCGCACGGCTGGAGCTGA
- a CDS encoding ferredoxin, with protein sequence MRVVVDLAKCQDHGQCVFAAPEVFHLDDAGKLGFVAEPDGALRDAVEEAADVCPLQAIRIDG encoded by the coding sequence ATGAGGGTCGTCGTCGACCTTGCCAAGTGCCAGGACCACGGCCAGTGCGTGTTCGCCGCGCCCGAGGTCTTCCACCTCGACGACGCCGGCAAGCTGGGCTTCGTCGCCGAGCCGGACGGGGCGCTGCGGGACGCGGTGGAGGAGGCCGCCGACGTCTGTCCACTGCAGGCGATCCGGATCGATGGCTGA
- a CDS encoding YcxB family protein codes for MQISVWVPYDEARLRRTLTFVLRPQTQRVRLIGVALVLLGLLLVALDPSVVLSYGVVFLGLFFAVAIGPITVSRAVGMQSNVIREGLHLTMDDEWITVTYPLAETRFRWAGLGKVIETRTPGT; via the coding sequence ATGCAGATTTCCGTGTGGGTCCCGTACGACGAGGCGCGGCTGCGGCGCACGCTCACCTTCGTCCTGCGCCCGCAGACGCAGCGCGTCCGCCTCATCGGCGTGGCGCTGGTCCTCCTCGGCCTGCTCCTGGTGGCCCTGGACCCGTCGGTGGTGCTCTCCTACGGCGTCGTCTTCCTCGGGTTGTTCTTCGCGGTGGCGATCGGGCCGATCACGGTGTCCCGGGCGGTGGGCATGCAGTCGAACGTCATCCGGGAGGGCCTGCACCTGACCATGGACGACGAGTGGATCACGGTGACTTACCCGCTCGCCGAGACGCGCTTCCGCTGGGCCGGCCTCGGGAAGGTCATCGAGACCCGGACGCCTGGTACGTGA
- a CDS encoding aldehyde dehydrogenase — protein MNTVAGVAVDTRHWIGGERVASAQTFPDRSPIDGTLLAEVARGGADEAHAAVVAARDAFPAWAATGRDERARILHAVADGVDKRLEELAIVETTDNGALLRSHRRGVMPRVAHNFRFFADWLTGLRHDDFDTRGHTNHVSWDPAGPCVLITPWNAPLMLATWKVAPALAAGNTVVLKPAEWSPLTASLLADIAAEAGLPPGVLNVVQGYGAEAGAALVGHPDVRRISFTGSVPTARRIAAAAAANLVPTSFELGGKSPLLVFADADLDLAVDLAVEQYDNAGQVCLSGTRLLVDSAVADEFTARFVARVHALRQGDPRDEDTDIGPNIHADHLARVDGFVRRALASGARAAVGGGPNTDLGGLYYRPTLLTGLPPGAEALTEEIFGPVLTLQTFGTEQEAVALANGTRFGLAAVVVTGDPSRAARVSARLVAGTVWVNCFFVRDLRAPFGGSRQSGVGREGGTWSFDFYCDVKNTVTAPEGWRNHG, from the coding sequence ATGAACACGGTGGCAGGCGTGGCGGTGGACACGCGGCACTGGATCGGGGGCGAACGGGTCGCCTCGGCGCAGACGTTCCCCGACCGTTCGCCGATCGACGGCACGCTGCTCGCCGAGGTCGCGCGCGGCGGAGCGGACGAGGCGCACGCGGCGGTCGTCGCGGCTCGCGATGCGTTCCCGGCCTGGGCGGCGACCGGCCGCGACGAGCGCGCCCGGATCCTGCACGCCGTCGCGGACGGGGTGGACAAGCGCCTGGAGGAGCTCGCGATCGTCGAGACCACCGACAACGGCGCGCTGCTGCGCTCGCACCGGCGCGGAGTGATGCCCCGGGTCGCGCACAACTTCCGGTTCTTCGCCGACTGGCTCACCGGTCTGCGCCACGACGACTTCGACACCCGCGGCCACACCAACCACGTCAGCTGGGACCCGGCCGGCCCGTGCGTGCTCATCACGCCGTGGAACGCGCCGCTGATGCTGGCCACCTGGAAGGTCGCGCCGGCCCTGGCCGCCGGCAACACGGTGGTCCTCAAGCCGGCCGAATGGTCGCCGCTGACCGCCTCGCTGCTGGCCGACATCGCCGCCGAGGCCGGCCTGCCGCCGGGCGTGCTCAACGTGGTCCAGGGGTACGGGGCGGAGGCCGGCGCCGCCCTGGTCGGGCACCCGGACGTACGCCGGATCAGCTTCACCGGCTCGGTGCCGACCGCCCGGCGCATCGCCGCCGCGGCCGCCGCGAACCTGGTGCCGACCAGCTTCGAGCTGGGTGGCAAGTCGCCGCTGCTGGTGTTCGCCGACGCCGACCTCGACCTGGCCGTGGACCTGGCCGTCGAGCAGTACGACAACGCCGGGCAGGTGTGCCTGTCCGGCACCCGGCTGCTGGTCGACTCGGCGGTCGCGGACGAGTTCACCGCCCGCTTCGTGGCCCGGGTCCACGCGCTGCGGCAGGGCGACCCGCGCGACGAGGACACCGACATCGGCCCGAACATCCACGCCGACCACCTCGCCCGCGTCGACGGCTTCGTACGCCGGGCCCTCGCTTCCGGCGCCCGCGCGGCCGTCGGCGGCGGCCCCAACACCGACCTCGGCGGCCTGTACTACCGGCCCACGCTGCTGACCGGGCTCCCACCCGGCGCCGAGGCGCTCACCGAGGAGATCTTCGGCCCGGTGCTGACCCTGCAGACGTTCGGCACCGAGCAGGAGGCGGTGGCGCTGGCCAACGGCACCCGGTTCGGCCTCGCCGCCGTGGTCGTCACCGGGGATCCGTCGCGGGCGGCCCGGGTGAGCGCGCGGTTGGTCGCCGGCACCGTCTGGGTCAACTGCTTCTTCGTCCGCGACCTGCGGGCGCCGTTCGGCGGCTCCCGGCAGTCCGGCGTCGGCCGCGAGGGCGGCACCTGGAGCTTCGACTTCTACTGCGACGTCAAGAACACCGTCACGGCACCGGAAGGATGGCGGAACCATGGGTGA
- a CDS encoding FAD-dependent oxidoreductase codes for MAERIAIVGASLGGLRAAEQLRAAGWTGEIVVIGAEPYMPYNRPPLSKEALAGAAPFDSLAFRPRASVADVTWRLGVKASTVDLTTRVLTLGDGEPLPFDGLVVATGLRPRRLPVPGPDQFRAGRGAISPN; via the coding sequence ATGGCTGAGCGGATCGCGATCGTCGGCGCCTCGCTGGGTGGCCTGCGCGCGGCCGAGCAACTGCGCGCCGCCGGCTGGACCGGCGAGATTGTGGTCATCGGCGCCGAACCGTACATGCCGTACAACCGGCCGCCACTGTCCAAAGAGGCCCTCGCCGGCGCGGCGCCGTTCGACTCACTGGCGTTCCGGCCGCGGGCCAGCGTCGCCGACGTGACCTGGCGGCTCGGTGTTAAAGCGTCCACAGTAGACCTCACTACTCGTGTGCTGACCCTCGGAGACGGTGAGCCGCTGCCGTTCGACGGGCTCGTCGTGGCGACCGGGCTGCGGCCGCGCCGGCTGCCCGTCCCGGGGCCGGATCAATTCAGGGCTGGGCGCGGAGCGATCAGCCCGAATTGA